In Syngnathus acus chromosome 21, fSynAcu1.2, whole genome shotgun sequence, one genomic interval encodes:
- the idh1 gene encoding isocitrate dehydrogenase [NADP] cytoplasmic, which translates to MASKIKAGSVVEMQGDEMTRVIWELIKEKLIFPYLDLDLHSYDLGMENRDATDDRVTVEAAEAVRRYSVGIKCATITPDENRVEEFKLKNMWRSPNGTIRNILGGTVFREAIICRNIPRLVPGWVKPIIIGRHAHGDQYKATDFVVPGPGKVEMIYTPECGEQVKFVVHNFEGTGGVALGMYNTDKSIRDFAHSSFQMALVKCWPLYLSTKNTILKKYDGRFKDIFQEIYEKEYRAKFEAKGIWYEHRLIDDMVAQAMKSDGGFIWACKNYDGDVQSDSVAQGYGSLGMMTSVLICPDGRTVESEAAHGTVTRHYRQHQQGKETSTNPIASIFAWTRGLLHRAKLDSNVELRVFSEALEAVCVETIEAGFMTKDLAICIKGLTNVTRADYLNTFEFLDKLAENLKAKLANQPKL; encoded by the exons ATGGCTTCCAAAATCAAGGCCGGTTCTGTGGTGGAGATGCAGGGTGACGAAATGACCCGGGTCATCTGGGAGCTCATCAAGGAGAAGCTTATCTTCCCATACCTGGACCTTGACTTGCACAG TTACGACCTCGGAATGGAGAACCGCGACGCTACCGACGACCGAGTGACAGTGGAAGCAGCCGAGGCGGTGCGGCGCTACAGCGTGGGCATTAAGTGCGCCACCATCACGCCGGATGAGAATCGTGTCGAGGAGTTCAAGCTGAAGAATATGTGGCGCTCCCCCAACGGGACCATTCGGAACATACTGGGCGGCACCGTCTTCAGGGAAGCTATCATCTGTCGGAACATCCCCCGCTTGGTTCCCGGCTGGGTCAAGCCCATCATCATCGGCAGGCACGCCCATGGCGATCAG TACAAAGCCACCGACTTTGTGGTCCCCGGGCCGGGCAAAGTGGAGATGATCTACACGCCCGAATGCGGAGAGCAGGTCAAGTTCGTTGTCCACAATTTTGAAG gCACGGGCGGCGTGGCGCTGGGCATGTACAATACAGACAAATCCATCAGGGATTTTGCTCACAGCTCCTTCCAAATGGCTCTGGTGAAATGCTGGCCTCTCTACCTCAGCACCAAGAATACCATCTTGAAGAAGTATGACGGGCGATTCAAAGATATTTTCCAGGAGATCTATGAGAA GGAATACCGAGCTAAGTTTGAGGCCAAAGGTATCTGGTACGAGCACCGTCTGATTGACGACATGGTGGCCCAGGCCATGAAGTCAGATGGAGGCTTCATTTGGGCCTGCAAGAACTACGACGGAGATGTACAATCTGACTCAGTGGCTCAAG GCTACGGCTCGCTGGGTATGATGACCAGTGTCCTGATCTGTCCTGACGGTCGGACCGTGGAGTCAGAGGCAGCGCACGGCACCGTGACGCGCCACTACAGGCAACACCAGCAGGGAAAAGAAACCTCCACCAACCCCATTG CCTCCATCTTTGCGTGGACTCGAGGTCTCCTCCATCGGGCCAAGCTAGATAGCAACGTGGAGCTGCGCGTCTTCTCGGAAGCCTTAGAGGCTGTTTGCGTTGAGACCATTGAGGCGGGCTTCATGACCAAGGATTTGGCCATCTGCATCAAGGGACTGACAAA CGTGACACGCGCTGACTACCTGAACACCTTTGAGTTTCTGGACAAACTGGCAGAGAACCTGAAGGCCAAGCTGGCAAATCAGCCCAAGCTGTGA